In Halorussus limi, a genomic segment contains:
- a CDS encoding DUF4149 domain-containing protein has protein sequence MSLLETALVTVVDASLGVWLGSIVFFSFVGAPTTFDVLGDDAGRVVNAIFPKYYSFGTALGFVASAAALVARVGPYDGVALAVLPLVGVALNLYARQVLIPKMERAGDDGFAKYHKQSVALNGVTMLAVGVALVVSHL, from the coding sequence ATGAGCCTCCTCGAAACCGCGCTCGTGACCGTCGTGGACGCCAGCCTCGGCGTCTGGCTCGGAAGCATCGTCTTCTTCTCGTTCGTCGGCGCGCCCACGACCTTCGACGTGCTGGGCGACGACGCGGGGCGAGTCGTCAACGCCATCTTCCCGAAGTACTACTCGTTTGGAACGGCGCTGGGGTTCGTCGCCTCCGCCGCCGCGCTGGTCGCGCGCGTCGGTCCCTACGACGGCGTCGCGCTCGCAGTACTGCCGCTGGTCGGCGTCGCGCTCAACCTCTACGCCCGGCAGGTCCTCATCCCGAAGATGGAGCGGGCGGGCGACGACGGGTTCGCGAAGTACCACAAGCAGTCGGTCGCGCTGAACGGCGTCACGATGCTCGCGGTCGGCGTCGCGCTGGTCGTTTCGCACCTCTAA
- a CDS encoding YbaK/EbsC family protein codes for MHERAEEFADRARREYGFEVDVKEFPEGTKTAADAAEAVGCDVAQIASSIAMRADDRLVVVVTSGANRVSEARLADLLGLDESDVEMADAAEIKATLGWSIGGVPPFCHDADVPVYLDRTLTEFETVWAAAGTPEAVFPIAPDELGELSEATVADVAE; via the coding sequence ATGCACGAGCGAGCCGAGGAGTTCGCCGACCGGGCGCGCCGCGAGTACGGCTTCGAGGTGGACGTGAAGGAGTTCCCCGAGGGGACCAAGACCGCCGCGGACGCCGCCGAGGCCGTCGGGTGCGACGTGGCTCAAATCGCGAGCAGCATCGCCATGCGGGCCGACGACCGACTCGTCGTGGTCGTCACCAGCGGCGCGAACCGGGTCAGCGAAGCGAGGCTCGCCGACCTGCTCGGACTCGACGAGAGCGACGTGGAGATGGCCGACGCCGCCGAAATCAAGGCAACGCTCGGCTGGTCCATCGGCGGGGTGCCGCCGTTCTGCCACGACGCCGACGTGCCGGTCTACTTGGACCGGACCCTCACCGAGTTCGAGACGGTCTGGGCCGCCGCGGGGACCCCGGAGGCGGTGTTCCCAATCGCGCCCGACGAACTCGGCGAGTTGTCGGAGGCGACGGTGGCCGACGTGGCGGAGTGA
- a CDS encoding MFS transporter, whose translation MRHRWLYAWGLGSVALGAASLLVPLYVVALGGDPVALGLLAASAALLGTPGALLWGRVADRTADRRPVVVGSLVGVAASLAAIPLVESVTAVLALNALLWFVSAAGGPVLTLLVVADAPESEWSRRIAALNKYQGYGWAGGLVLGTAWLGVLAPRFASPLAARQWLFAVCGALAAVSAAAAAKWVPSVSPAAADLGRGQRRRVARLLSRTQRNAKTATFAFTPNRLYWTTLGIRPRRLVGRFTPRLTAYFLAVALFSTGFATFWAPLPAYLSTAGHGGDATFGLYLATSLASALCYGVVGELSDRFDVRLFQSAALGVRALAFPAVAVVGSAAGAVGLTANGGVFALLGVTWAVIAVTGTGLVTRLAPASLRGESLGVHAALVAASGGVGGLLGGWAAQFGYGVAFAVAGALVAAGAVVVAALRGLSTAGGSGVATAGSESGTD comes from the coding sequence CGCTCTACGTCGTCGCGCTCGGGGGCGACCCCGTGGCGCTCGGTCTGCTCGCTGCGAGCGCGGCGCTGCTGGGGACTCCGGGCGCACTCCTCTGGGGCCGGGTCGCCGACCGGACCGCCGACCGCCGGCCGGTGGTCGTCGGGAGTCTGGTCGGGGTCGCGGCGTCGCTCGCGGCGATTCCGCTCGTCGAGTCGGTGACCGCGGTCCTCGCGCTCAACGCCCTGCTCTGGTTCGTCTCGGCGGCGGGCGGACCGGTGTTGACCCTGCTGGTAGTCGCCGACGCGCCCGAGTCGGAGTGGTCGCGCAGAATCGCCGCGCTCAACAAGTACCAAGGGTACGGGTGGGCGGGCGGTCTGGTCCTCGGCACCGCGTGGCTCGGAGTCCTCGCGCCCCGGTTCGCCTCCCCGCTCGCGGCGAGGCAGTGGCTGTTCGCGGTCTGCGGCGCGCTCGCGGCGGTGTCGGCCGCGGCGGCCGCGAAGTGGGTCCCGTCGGTCTCGCCCGCGGCGGCGGACCTCGGACGGGGCCAGCGCAGGCGGGTCGCGCGACTCCTCTCGCGGACCCAGCGGAACGCCAAGACGGCGACGTTCGCGTTCACGCCGAATCGGCTCTACTGGACCACGCTCGGGATTCGGCCGCGTCGGCTCGTCGGGCGCTTCACCCCGCGGCTCACCGCGTACTTCCTCGCCGTCGCGCTGTTCTCGACCGGGTTCGCCACGTTCTGGGCGCCGCTCCCGGCGTACCTCTCGACCGCCGGCCACGGCGGCGACGCGACGTTCGGCCTGTATCTCGCCACGAGTCTCGCGTCGGCGCTCTGCTACGGCGTCGTCGGCGAGTTGAGCGACCGCTTCGACGTGCGACTGTTCCAGAGCGCCGCGTTAGGAGTCAGGGCCCTCGCCTTCCCCGCGGTCGCCGTCGTCGGGTCCGCCGCGGGCGCCGTCGGTCTGACCGCGAACGGCGGGGTCTTCGCGCTCCTCGGCGTGACGTGGGCCGTCATCGCCGTGACGGGGACCGGTCTGGTGACGCGTCTCGCGCCCGCGTCGCTCCGCGGGGAGTCGCTCGGCGTCCACGCCGCGCTGGTGGCCGCGTCCGGCGGCGTCGGCGGCTTGCTTGGCGGGTGGGCCGCGCAGTTCGGCTACGGCGTCGCCTTCGCCGTCGCGGGCGCGCTGGTCGCCGCGGGTGCGGTCGTGGTGGCCGCGCTCCGGGGACTGTCGACGGCGGGCGGGTCCGGCGTCGCGACCGCCGGAAGCGAGTCGGGCACGGACTGA